The Methanobrevibacter sp. region AATACAAATCCAGCATCAAGTATTGAAAACATTATAACCTTGTCCAAAGGCTTTTTCATGAATATAATACCGAATGCACCTATGAGCATTAAGGCAATTGCGATAATTGATACGAAAAACTCCATATTATCCTACTCCAAAAGTATTTCGTCATCTAACCTTTTCAAGGTATATGCAATCGCATTAGCACTAATTGTAGAACATATAAAGAATGCTGCAGCAACAACAAGAGCAAATGGTGTGTCAATTACCAATGCAATAATAGCTGAAACTCCAAAACCTATTACGTTCAAGTATAATAATCTTTCAGCCCTGTTTCTTGTCACTAAAGCCCTTACAGCTACGAATAGAACTATGACTCCAATAATTTCTACATACATATCAATCACTCTCTAGCGTGCCTATTGAATTTTTCTGCAATTTTACCTAACACGATGGAAGCTTTGGTCTGGCTTATACCCATGACTGTTACGATTGCAATAACCATTCCGACAATGAACATTTCAGGTGTCATTCCTAAAAATGAACATATGAATATGATACAAGTTGCAGTAAGACTTCCGCAGGTTCCTGCATACCCTGGATCTGCGCATAATCTGTTTCCCATGAATACGAAAAATGCAGCAATTATTCCACCAGGAATTCCTAAAACCAAATATCCAATAGAAGCTAATAATGTACCAGCGGATGCATCCGGAGAACATAAGATGTTTCCTTGGAAAAATCCACCAGCGATGTCTCCCCCTCTTTTTTCGACGTCTTGTCCAATAATCCTAGCTCCTCTAACGCCAGGCTGTTCGGGAAGTCCGAAATATGTATCTATTACAACAAAATTCAACCAACATAGAATTGCGGCAATTATTATTCCAATTACCTCATTCATCAATCTCATCCCCTTCATCTTCATCTAGAGGTTTTGGAAATACGAAATCAAATAAGTATTTCACAAATAATGCAGATAAAATACCGATTACAACCGCTAAAATCAAGCCATTAAACATGAAAGTATAGTTCAATACAATAAATATTGAAAGTATACCAACGGCAATAATCGGAGTTGGATATATCGCACTTACATCAAATGAATACCTGTATGGTTTGCTTGGCAATAATGGAAGTTTTAGTGCAAATGCAACAACTATTGAAACTACAATAGCTACAATATAAGCTAAAGCAATATCAGTTGGACTAATTGTTATTATATTTGCAAGTCCAAATGTGCTTCCATATGAAGCAAAAGATAAGGTATTTCCTATAAAATTTAACATACTATTAAGACTCCTCTTATTTTATAAATATACTTATAAAAACTATATAAATATTGTTACTTAAAAATAAAATTTAAATTAGTTTTTAGTAGTTAAATCGGAAAATAAAGCAATTTTAATAACTATTGACATATTTTAAAAAAGTCAATTTTTCAGTAAAAAAAAATAAATAGAAAAAATAAAAATTATTTTTTGGATAACTTTACTTTTTCAACTTCGCTAAAGAAATTCAAATGACCCATTCTTTTTATTGTAGTGGCCAAACGTTCCCTTTGTGGATTTTGAGCAAATTTGTTGTAAACTTCAAATACAGCATCCAAAGTTTCAAATCTCATCTTCATTTTCAACAAACATCTCATGACCTAAAACAGTCTCACGACCACCTTTTCCACCAATTGAAATGCAATATCCTTTGAATTTAGTGTCTTTGGCATTATTAGGACATGCATGAATACATTTACCGCAGGAAATGCATAAATCATAGTTTGTTATTGCATTGTAACCTGTAATTTCAATTGCATTTATCTTACAGACATCCTCACATCTTCCACATCCATTACAGTTGTCATTTGTTTCAGGTGTTTTAATACCATAGATACCGAAATCTGTTGTAGATACAAACAGGCATTTATTAGGGCATCCTGTAATTCCTATTTTGAACTTATAGTTGGCCGGTTTGTCTGCATATTTCTCTTCGATTTTTTCTGCAATTTCACCAGTGTTGATTAAACCCAACAGGCATCTCTCTTTTCCAGGACATGACATCAATGATCTGACAAGTGGTCCTTCAGTACTGTTCATTAATGGTAAATCATCACAGTCAGCTACAATATCCTCAACATCATCAAGATTTATTCCCTGTATCTCAATTTCCTCACGAGAGGTTAATTTGATAATTCCATCATACTTTTTGGCAATTGCTGAAATTTTCATAAGAAGGTCAGCATCATAGTATCCTCCGATAGTTGTTCTAAAACGTAGGTATGCTTTTCCTTTCTGACCCATACCCACACCTCCAAATCTCCAGAGATAGTAGTATGAATTTGATTTTCCAGTCTCTTTTCTATGAGCTATTTCCTTTTGGAAGCGTTTTTCTTTAAAATCCCTCATGAAGTCTATTTCTTTAATATCAACATAATCATTGAAGTCAAAATAGTCCTTGATGATTTCTCCTTTTTCAGTTCTGATAACAACAGTTGAATATCCTTTTGGTGAACCTTTTTCACCGAAGCTGATGTCAGATAATTCAGCATCGAAATCACGCACATAAGACACCCTGGAGACGGTTCAATATCACTCAACTTAATCTCAAAGTCCTTACTATCAGTAGATACAATAAAATTTGGTCCTTTTACATCAAACTTGACTACATCATCAATGTTTATTCCTAAGTTGTTAATCTTATCCAGTATTTTTGAGTATTCAAATTTTTCAGTACAAAACAATCCTAGAACATATTCTATTTTAGGAATTTTAGAAGGTCTTCCGTTCCATCCGCGCTCTGCACCATGCTTTGCAATGTATTGATGATATTGAATATTTCTCAATCCTGCAACTTGGCATGGGAGGCCCACAACAGCAATCTTTTCAAAGCCCATTTCACCTGCTTTTATCAATGCATTGAGTGAAGAAATTGAGTATTTACTTTTTGGAGTTGAATCAATATCCATCTTGTGAACATTCAACAAGTCTTTTGAGTTTGTAACTAGCATACTTGAAGGCTTCCAGTGGCTTCCTCCAATTACAACAGCACCATCGATTTTACCGTCATTCAACAGGCATTCAAGGAATTTTGTTACAACCCCACCAGATTGACCTTCAATATCTGATTTCCATAGAAATATTCTTCAAATGAATTCAAACGTGACCTGATTT contains the following coding sequences:
- a CDS encoding DUF2109 domain-containing protein — translated: MYVEIIGVIVLFVAVRALVTRNRAERLLYLNVIGFGVSAIIALVIDTPFALVVAAAFFICSTISANAIAYTLKRLDDEILLE
- a CDS encoding energy-converting hydrogenase A subunit A EhaA; amino-acid sequence: MLNFIGNTLSFASYGSTFGLANIITISPTDIALAYIVAIVVSIVVAFALKLPLLPSKPYRYSFDVSAIYPTPIIAVGILSIFIVLNYTFMFNGLILAVVIGILSALFVKYLFDFVFPKPLDEDEGDEIDE
- a CDS encoding Coenzyme F420 hydrogenase/dehydrogenase, beta subunit C-terminal domain, coding for MNDGKIDGAVVIGGSHWKPSSMLVTNSKDLLNVHKMDIDSTPKSKYSISSLNALIKAGEMGFEKIAVVGLPCQVAGLRNIQYHQYIAKHGAERGWNGRPSKIPKIEYVLGLFCTEKFEYSKILDKINNLGINIDDVVKFDVKGPNFIVSTDSKDFEIKLSDIEPSPGCLMCVISMLNYLTSASVKKVHQKDIQLLLSELKKEKSSRTILTSMIMLILKK